A window of Cyclopterus lumpus isolate fCycLum1 chromosome 14, fCycLum1.pri, whole genome shotgun sequence contains these coding sequences:
- the acaca gene encoding acetyl-CoA carboxylase 1 isoform X1, with amino-acid sequence MAQQDGAAKKNPAVTALHSHFTVGSVSEENSEDEIPGKPGLQLEERETRSSSPSSDSSSSTFEMGFDHIDGPSNNLSGGTNGCCVLRPDRPSMSGLHLVKQGRDRRRIDLQRDFTVASPAEFVTRFGGNKVIEKVLIANNGIAAVKCMRSIRRWAYEMFRNERAIRFVVMVTPEDLKANAEYIKMADHYVPVPGGTNNNNYANVELILDIAKRIPVQAVWAGWGHASENPKLPELLHKNGIAFMGPPSQAMWALGDKIASSIVAQTAGIPTLPWSGSGLTVDWTESNQKKKIINVPADVFELGCIQDVEDGLKAAEKVGYPVMVKASEGGGGKGIRKVNCADDFPNLFRQVQAEVPGSPIFVMQLAKHARHLEVQILADQYGNAISLFGRDCSVQRRHQKIIEEAPSTIAPSDVFEDMERCAVKLAKMVGYVSAGTVEYLYSQDGSFYFLELNPRLQVEHPCTEMVADVNLPAAQLQIAMGIPLQRIKDIRMLYGVQPWGDSHIDFEGLSTAPSPRGHVIAARITSENPDEGFKPSSGTVQELNFRSNKNVWGYFSVAAAGGLHEFADSQFGHCFSWGENREEAISNMVVALKELSIRGDFRTTVEYLIKLLETESFQHNTIDTGWLDRLISEKMQAERPDTMLGIVSGALHVADVNLRNSVSNFLHSLERGQVLPAHTLLNTVDVELIYEGTKYVLTVTRQSPNSYVVIMNHSAAEVDVHRLSDGGLLLSYDGSSYTTYMKEEVDRYRITIGNKTCVFERENDPSLLRSPSAGKLIQYTVEDGGHVFSGQCYAEIEVMKMVMTLTALESGCIHYVKRVGAALEPGCVISKLQLDDPSRVQQAELHTGPLPIIQAVALRGEKLHRVFHNTLDHLVHIMNGYCLPEPFFSAKLKDWVERLMKNMRDPSLPLLELQDIMTSVSGRIPPAVEKSIKKEMAQYASNITSVLCQFPSQQIANILDSHAATLNKKSEREVFFMNTQSIVQLVQKYRSGIRGHMKAVVMDLLRQYLKVEIQFQNGHYDKCVFALREENKGDMANVLNYIFSHAQVTKKNLLVTMLIDQLCGRDPTLTDELMAILTELTQLSKTTNAKVALRARQVLIASHLPSYELRHNQVESIFLSAIDMYGHQFCIENLQKLILSETSIFDVLPNFFYHSNQVVRMAALEVYVRRAYIAYELNSVQHRQLRDNTCIVEFQFMLPTSHPNRGNIPTLNRRMSAPVLDFARGADTRLQTTKLQDLKDSRSKDDKADKKNAADSESADRMSFSSNLNHYGMLHIGSVSDVLLDASFTPPCQRMGAMVAFRSFQEFSRNVNDVLSCFSDSPPPSPTFPEGGNPVLYGEEENKSVVDEPIHILNVAIKTDSDIDDDGLAAVFREFTHSKKSMLCEHGIRRLTFLVAQEDFRKQVNCEVDQRFHREFPKFFTFRARDKFEEDRIYRHLEPALAFQLELNRMRNFALSAIPCANHKMHLYVGAARVEAGTEVTDYRFFVRAIIRHSDLVTKEASFEYLHNEAERLLLEAMDELEVAFNNTTVRTDCNHIFLNFVPTVIMDPSKIEESVRSMVMRYGSRLWKLRVLQAELKINIRLTPTGKQIPIRLFLTNESGYYLDISLYKEVTDSRTGQVGPKDRQIMFQAYGDKQGPLHGMLINTPYVTKDLLQSKRFQAQTLGTTYVYDFPEMFRQALKKLWHSFQTFAHLPKCPLPSELLTFTELVLDAQGQLVQMNRLPGGNEIGMVAWRMTLRTPEYPAGREIIVISNDITHKIGSFGPQEDILFLRASEMARESGIPRIYIAANSGARIGLAEEIRHMFHVAWLDTADPYKGFKYLYLTPQDYKKVSALNSVHCEHVEDEGESRYKITDIIGKDDGLGVENLKGSGMIAGESSLAYDEIITMNLVTCRAIGIGAYLVRLGQRTIQVDNSHIILTGAAALNKVLGREVYTSNNQLGGIQIMHNNGVTHTTVCDDFEGVFALLAWLSYMPMCKSSPVPILCAKDPVDRLVDFVPTKTPYDPRWMLAGRPSQSECPEESFHGNRSAPKGSWQSGFFDQGSFMEIMQPWAQSVVVGRARLGGIPTGVVAVETRSVELSIPADPANLDSDAKIIQQAGQVWFPDSAFKTAQAIKDLNREGLPLMVFSNWRGFSGGMKDMYDQVLKFGAYIVDGLREYKQPVLVYIPPHAELRGGSWVVIDPTINPRHMEMYADKDSRGGVLEPEGTVEIKFRRKDLVKTMRRVDPVYTSLAERLGTPELSPPDRKELESQLKEREEFLLPIYHQVAVQFADLHDTPGRMQEKGVITDILDWQTSRQFFYWRLRRLLLEDTVMKKIQEANSELTDGQIQAMLRRWFVEAEGAVKAYLWDDNEEVVAWLEKQIAEEEGARSVVDENIKYIRRDHILKQIRSLVQANPEVAMDSIVHMTQHISPTQRAEVVRILSTMETSASS; translated from the exons ATGGCTCAGCAGGACGGCGCTGCCAAGAAGAACCCTGCGGTGACGGCGTTGCACTCGCACTTCACTGTGGGTTCGGTATCGGAGGAGAACTCTGAGGATGAGATCCCGGGGAAGCCCGGCttgcagctggaggagagggagaccCGCTCCTCGTCGCCATCCTCTGACAGCTCGAGCAGCACCTTTGAAATGGGATTCGACCACATTGATGGACCCTCGAACAATCTAAG CGGTGGTACGAATGGCTGTTGCGTTCTTCGCCCTGACAGGCCAAGCATGTCAGGGCTGCACCTAGTGAAGCAAGGCAGAGATCGCCGGCGTATTGATCTCCAGAGAGACTTCACCGTGGCCTCTCCCGCGGAATTTGTCACCCGCTTTGGTGGCAACAAGGTCATCGAGAAG GTGCTTATTGCCAACAATGGTATTGCGGCGGTCAAATGCATGCGCTCCATCCGGCGCTGGGCCTATGAGATGTTTCGCAATGAAAGGGCAATCCGCTTTGTCGTAATGGTGACCCCAGAGGACCTTAAGGCCAATGCAG AGTACATCAAAATGGCAGATCATTACGTGCCCGTGCCAGGAGGGACGAATAATAACAACTATGCCAACGTTGAGCTCATTCTGGACATTGCGAAACGGATACCTGTTCAG GCCGTGTGGGCTGGGTGGGGTCATGCCTCAGAGAACCCCAAACTCCCAGAGCTGCTTCACAAGAATGGCATTGCTTTCATGG GTCCCCCGAGTCAGGCTATGTGGGCTCTGGGAGACAAGATTGCTTCGTCCATCGTGGCTCAGACAGCTGGCATTCCTACCCTGCCCTGGAGCGGTTCAG GCCTCACAGTGGATTGGACAGAGAGCAACCAAAAGAAGAAGATCATCAATGTTCCTGCTGACGTGTTTGAGCTCGGCTGCATCCAGGATGTGGAGGATGGCCTGAAA GCTGCGGAGAAAGTCGGTTACCCCGTCATGGTGAAGGCCTCGGAGGGAGGCGGAGGCAAAGGCATCCGTAAAGTCAACTGTGCTGACGATTTCCCTAATCTCTTCAGACAG GTCCAGGCAGAAGTCCCAGGATCACCTATTTTCGTCATGCAGCTAGCCAAGCACGCCCGCCACCTAGAGGTCCAGATCTTGGCCGATCAATACGGCAATGCCATTTCCCTGTTTGGGAGAGACTGCTCTGTGCAGCGACGGCACCAGAAAATTATAGAGGAGGCTCCTTCCACCATCGCCCCCTCTGACGTGTTTGAGGATATGGAAAGG TGTGCAGTGAAGCTGGCTAAGATGGTGGGGTACGTCAGTGCAGGTACGGTGGAGTACCTCTACAGCCAGGATGGCAGCTTCTACTTCCTGGAGCTCAACCCTCGTCTGCAGGTGGAACACCCCTGCACCGAGATGGTGGCCGACGTCAACTTGCCTGCTGCCCAGCTGCAG ATTGCTATGGGTATACCTCTTCAAAGGATAAAAGACATCAGGATGCTCTATGGGGTCCAGCCGTGGGGAGACTCTCACATTGACTTCGAGGGCCTGTCGacagccccctccccccgggGACATGTCATCGCAGCACGCATCACCAGTGAAAACCCTGATGAG GGTTTCAAGCCGAGCTCCGGCACAGTGCAAGAGCTGAATTTCCGGAGCAATAAGAACGTGTGGGGCTACTTCAGCGTGGCAGCGGCTGGAGGGCTGCATGAGTTTGCAGACTCCCAGTTTGGACACTGTTTCTCTTGGGGAGAGAATCGTGAAGAAGCCATCTC CAACATGGTGGTGGCTCTGAAGGAGTTGTCCATCAGAGGAGACTTCAGGACCACAGTGGAATACCTCATCAAGCTGCTGGAGACTGAAAGCTTTCAGCACAACACCATTGACACCGGCTGGCTGGACAGGCTTATCTCAGAGAAGATGCAG GCGGAGCGTCCCGATACCATGCTGGGAATTGTGAGCGGGGCTCTTCATGTGGCCGATGTCAATCTCAGGAACAGCGTGTCCAACTTTCTGCATTCTCTGGAAAG GGGCCAGGTGctgccagcacacacacttctcaacACGGTGGACGTGGAGCTGATCTATGAAGGTACCAAGTACGTCCTGACGGTGACCCGCCAGTCTCCCAACTCCTACGTGGTCATCATGAACCACTCCGCTGCTGAGGTGGACGTCCATCGGCTCAGTGACGGAGGGCTTTTACTGTCTTATGATGGAAGCAGCTACACCACCTAcatgaaggaggaggtggacag gTATCGCATCACGATTGGGAACAAGACTTGTGTTTTTGAAAGAGAGAATGATCCTTCGCTGCTGCGATCTCCTTCAGCAGGAAAGCTCATCCAGTACACAGTCGAGGATGGCGGCCACGTGTTTTCTGGCCAGTGCTATGCTGAGATAGAG gtgatgaagatggtgatgactCTAACGGCTTTGGAGTCTGGTTGTATTCACTATGTGAAGAGGGTTGGAGCAGCACTGGAGCCCGGCTGTGTCATTTCCAAGCTACAACTGGATGACCCCAGTCGAGTGCAACAG GCTGAGCTGCACACGGGGCCCCTACCTATTATCCAGGCAGTGGCTCTGAGAGGGGAGAAGCTGCACAGAGTCTTCCACAACACGCTGGATCATCTTGTTCACATTATGAATGGCTACTGTCTACCTGAGCCTTTCTTCAGCGCTAag TTGAAAGACTGGGTGGAGAGGTTGATGAAAAACATGCGCGACCCCTCTCTGCCGCTGTTGGAGCTTCAAGACATCATGACCAGTGTGTCGGGTCGCATCCCCCCTGCTGTGGAGAAGTCCATCAAGAAGGAGATGGCTCAGTACGCCAGCAACATCACCTCGGTGCTCTGCCAGTTCCCCAGCCAGCAG ATTGCAAACATCCTGGACAGCCATGCTGCTACTCTGAACAAGAAGTCCGAGAGAGAAGTCTTCTTCATGAACACGCAAAGCATCGTTCAGCTGGTGCAGAA GTATCGCAGCGGCATCAGAGGTCACATGAAGGCCGTGGTGATGGACTTGCTCAGACAGTACCTGAAAGTAGAGATCCAGTTTCAGAATG GACACTATGACAAGTGTGTGTTCGCGCTGCGTGAGGAAAACAAGGGCGACATGGCAAACGTGCTCAACTACATCTTCTCCCATGCTCAAGTCACCAAGAAGAACCTGCTGGTTACCATGCTGATT GATCAGCTGTGTGGCCGTGATCCCACGCTGACGGATGAACTGATGGCCATCTTGACTGAACTCACCCAGCTCAGCAAGACGACCAACGCCAAGGTGGCACTGCGAGCCCGGCAG GTGTTGATCGCTTCCCACCTCCCCTCTTATGAGCTACGACACAACCAGGTGGagtccatcttcctctctgccatTGATATGTATGGCCACCAATTCTGCATCGAGAACCTGCAG aaaCTCATCCTTTCAGAAACGTCCATCTTTGACGTTCTGCCCAACTTCTTCTACCACAGTAATCAGGTGGTCAGGATGGCTGCCCTTGAG GTGTACGTTCGCAGAGCATACATCGCCTATGAGCTCAACAGCGTCCAGCATCGCCAGCTGAGGGACAACACGTGTATCGTAGAGTTCCAGTTCATGCTTCCCACCTCGCACCCCAACAG AGGGAACATCCCCACTCTAAACAG GAGAATGTCTGCTCCGGTCCTGGACTTTGCAAGAGGAGCGGACACTAGATTACAGACCACTAAACTCCAGGACCTTAAAGATAGTAGATCTAAGGATGATAAAGCTGACAAGAAAAATGCCGCCGATTCGGAATCTGCGGACAG GATGTCATTCTCCTCCAACCTGAACCACTACGGCATGTTGCACATCGGCAGCGTCAGCGACGTTCTGCTTGACGCGTCCTTCACGCCACCTTGCCAGCGCATGGGAGCCATGGTCGCTTTCCGCTCATTCCAGGAGTTCAGCAG GAACGTAAACGACGTTCTGAGCTGCTTCTCTGACTCTCCTCCGCCAAGTCCAACCTTCCCAGAAGGAGGCAATCCTGTCCTCTACGGGGAAGAGGAGAACAAG AGCGTCGTTGACGAGCCTATCCATATCCTGAACGTGGCCATAAAGACGGACAGCGACATTGATGACGACGGCCTGGCAGCCGTATTCAGGGAGTTTACTCACTCAAAG AAATCTATGCTGTGTGAACACGGCATCCGTCGGCTGACTTTCCTTGTGGCCCAGGAG GATTTCAGGAAGCAAGTCAACTGTGAGGTGGACCAAAGGTTTCAT AGGGAATTCCCCAAGTTTTTCACATTCCGTGCCAGAGACAAG TTTGAGGAGGACAGGATCTACCGCCATTTGGAGCCGGCACTGGCGTTCCAGTTGGAGCTCAACCGCATGCGCAATTTTGCCCTCTCTGCCATCCCGTGTGCCAACCACAAGATGCACTTGTACGTGGGTGCTGCCCGTGTGGAGGCGGGCACAGAGGTTACGGACTACCGGTTCTTTGTGCGAGCCATCATCCGCCACTCCGATCTGGTCACGAAG GAGGCCTCTTTCGAATACCTTCACAATGAGGCAGAGcgtctgctgctggaggccatGGATGAGCTGGAGGTGGCTTTCAACAACACGACTGTACGAACTGACTGCAATCATATCTTCCTCAATTTTGTCCCAACAGTCATCATGGACCCATCTAAG ATTGAGGAGTCCGTGCGCTCCATGGTGATGCGTTACGGCAGCCGTCTGTGGAAGCTGCGTGTCCTGCAGGCTGAACTGAAAATTAACATCCGCCTGACACCAACTGGAAAGCAAATCCCCATCCGCCTCTTCCTCACCAATGAATCGGGCTACTACCTGGACATCAGCCTGTACAAGGAGGTCACTGATTCCCGAACGGGACAGGTGGGGCCCAAAGACCGACAG ATCATGTTCCAAGCATATGGAGACAAGCAAGGGCCGCTGCATGGCATGCTGATCAACACCCCCTATGTGACCAAGGACCTGCTGCAGTCTAAGCGCTTCCAGGCACAGACTCTGGGCACCACCTATGTCTATGACTTTCCAGAAATGTTCAGACAG GCTCTGAAAAAGCTGTGGCACTCTTTCCAGACCTTCGCCCACTTACCCAAATGCCCCCTTCCCTCTGAGCTGCTCACCTTCACAGAGCTGGTTCTCGATGCCCAAGGTCAGCTGGTGCAGATGAACAGACTGCCTGGGGGCAACGAG ATTGGCATGGTGGCGTGGCGGATGACCCTGCGCACGCCAGAATATCCAGCGGGACGTGAGATCATCGTCATAAGTAACGACATCACGCACAAGATCGGCTCATTTGGGCCCCAGGAGGACATATTGTTCCTGCGGGCTTCAGAGATGGCACGGGAGAGCGGCATCCCGCGGATCTACATCGCAGCCAACAGTGGCGCTCGCATTGGGCTGGCGGAGGAAATCAGACACATGTTCCACGTGGCCTGGCTGGATACAGCTGACCCTTATAAG GGATTCAAGTATCTCTACCTCACACCTCAGGATTACAAGAAAGTTTCCGCCCTGAACTCTGTGCATTGTGAACATGTGGAGGATGAGGGAGAATCCAG GTACAAGATCACTGACATCATTGGAAAAGATGACGGGCTGGGTGTGGAGAATCTGAAAGGGTCAGGAATGATTGCTGGAGAATCCTCTCTGGCTTATGACGAGATCATCACCATGAACCTG GTCACGTGCAGAGCCATAGGGATTGGGGCGTATCTGGTGAGGCTTGGACAGAGAACCATCCAAGTGGACAACTCTCACATTATCCTTACTGGAGCGGCAGCACTCAACAAG GTGCTGGGCAGGGAAGTGTACACATCGAACAACCAACTTGGCGGCATTCAAATCATGCACAACAACGGCGTGACGCACACTACCGTTTGTGACGACTTTGAGGGAGTCTTCGCGCTTCTGGCGTGGCTCTCCTACATGCCCATG TGTAAATCTAGTCCAGTGCCAATCCTCTGCGCCAAGGATCCCGTGGATCGGCTGGTGGATTTTGTGCCTACAAAGACTCCGTATGACCCTCGCTGGATGCTAGCAGGACGTCCCAGCCAGAGTGAGTGTCCAGAGGAATCTTTTCATGGAAACCGTTCTG CTCCAAAGGGTTCCTGGCAGAGTGGCTTTTTTGACCAGGGCTCCTTCATGGAGATCATGCAGCCGTGGGCTCAGAGTGTGGTGGTCGGCAGAGCCAG ACTGGGCGGGATACCTACTGGGGTGGTCGCCGTGGAAACCAGGTCAGTGGAGCTGTCGATCCCAGCCGATCCAGCTAATTTGGACTCTGATGCAAAG ATCATCCAGCAGGCCGGACAGGTGTGGTTCCCAGATTCTGCCTTCAAAACAGCCCAGGCCATTAAGGACCTAAACAGAGAGGGTCTACCTCTTATGGTGTTTTCTAACTGGAGGGGCTTCTCTGGAGGAATGAAAG ATATGTACGACCAGGTGCTGAAGTTTGGGGCCTACATTGTGGACGGGCTGAGGGAGTACAAGCAGCCGGTACTGGTTTATATCCCACCCCATGCTGAGCTGAGGGGAGGATCCTGGGTGGTTATCGATCCCACCATCAACCCACGTCACATGGAGATGTACGCTGACAAGGACAGCCG GGGTGGTGTTTTGGAGCCCGAAGGCACAGTGGAGATCAAATTCAGGAGGAAGGACCTGGTAAAGACCATGAGAAGAGTGGATCCAGTCTACACAAGCCTGGCTGAAAGACTGG GAACGCCAGAGCTGAGTCCCCCCGATCGTAAAGAGCTGGAGAGCCAGCTGAAGGAGCGTGAGGAGTTCCTCCTGCCAATCTACCACCAGGTGGCCGTGCAGTTTGCGGACCTCCACGACACCCCAGGTCGCATGCAAGAGAAAGGCGTCATAACG